From Nitrospiria bacterium, a single genomic window includes:
- the murF gene encoding UDP-N-acetylmuramoyl-tripeptide--D-alanyl-D-alanine ligase, producing the protein METLFTAAEIVSATGGRLIRGDSSLAVPGISIDSRTIRSGELFLAIRGERFDGHRFVYEALARGACGVVVNVSAHRIPKTADEEALLRGKILIGVTDTLAALQEISRFHRKRWSLPVIAVTGSNGKTTTKEMIAGILSGRYVTLKNEGNINNQIGVPLTLLRLTARHQAAVLEMGISRAGDLRRLCELATPRVGLITNIGPAHLETLGDIDAVASAKAELLEALPPADGVALLNRDDSFYATLRSRAPGRVVTFGFDPDADISAEEVQETGSQIRMTLSWNPAVVGIGRSPGRSGRGAGAPNAFGSDRTRAPILLPMIGRHNVLNAAAAAAAGLVLGCEPAEIKHGLEAFHPVAMRSELISWEGRTVLYDVYNANPASVRAALETLSRFGGTGRRIAVLGDMLELGAASADAHRRMGRAVAAFGINALITMGDLAAAIAESARADGLDRDRVRVCREPSEVAQALKGMTESGDVILIKGSRGMRMERILDYLLNGR; encoded by the coding sequence ATGGAGACGTTGTTTACAGCGGCCGAGATCGTGTCGGCCACCGGCGGACGGTTGATACGGGGCGATTCGTCCCTGGCCGTTCCGGGGATTTCGATCGACTCCAGAACGATCCGCTCGGGAGAGCTCTTCCTGGCCATCCGGGGAGAACGGTTTGACGGCCACCGGTTCGTTTACGAGGCCTTGGCGCGCGGAGCCTGCGGCGTGGTGGTGAATGTTTCGGCCCATCGCATTCCGAAAACGGCGGATGAAGAGGCGCTGTTGCGCGGCAAAATCCTCATCGGCGTAACGGACACCCTGGCGGCGTTGCAGGAGATTTCGAGGTTTCACCGGAAGCGGTGGTCTCTGCCCGTCATCGCCGTGACCGGCAGCAACGGCAAGACCACGACCAAGGAAATGATCGCGGGGATTTTGTCGGGCCGGTATGTCACGTTGAAAAATGAAGGGAACATCAACAACCAGATCGGCGTTCCGCTCACGCTGCTTCGTCTCACCGCGCGCCATCAGGCGGCCGTTCTGGAAATGGGAATCAGCCGGGCCGGAGATCTTCGGCGTCTGTGCGAACTGGCGACGCCTCGGGTGGGGTTGATCACCAACATCGGTCCGGCCCATCTCGAAACACTGGGAGACATCGATGCGGTCGCCTCGGCCAAGGCCGAACTGCTGGAGGCACTGCCCCCGGCGGACGGGGTGGCCCTTCTCAACCGGGATGATTCGTTTTATGCCACCCTTCGATCCCGCGCGCCGGGCCGTGTCGTGACCTTCGGATTTGACCCGGACGCCGATATCTCGGCCGAAGAGGTCCAAGAGACGGGTTCGCAAATCCGGATGACCTTGAGCTGGAATCCGGCCGTCGTTGGAATCGGGCGATCCCCGGGACGCTCCGGTCGCGGAGCGGGCGCGCCAAACGCGTTCGGGTCCGATCGAACCCGGGCGCCGATCCTCCTGCCGATGATCGGTCGCCATAACGTCCTGAACGCCGCCGCCGCGGCCGCGGCGGGCCTGGTCCTGGGATGTGAACCGGCGGAAATCAAGCACGGCCTGGAGGCGTTCCATCCGGTCGCCATGCGTTCGGAATTGATTTCCTGGGAAGGTCGGACCGTCCTGTACGACGTCTATAACGCGAACCCGGCCTCTGTGCGGGCCGCTCTGGAAACCTTGAGCCGATTCGGCGGGACGGGCCGACGGATCGCGGTGTTGGGCGATATGTTGGAACTGGGCGCGGCTTCGGCCGACGCGCATCGGCGGATGGGCCGGGCGGTTGCGGCTTTTGGCATCAACGCGCTGATCACCATGGGAGATCTCGCCGCCGCCATCGCGGAATCGGCGCGGGCCGATGGATTGGACCGCGATCGCGTGAGGGTCTGCCGGGAGCCGTCCGAGGTCGCGCAGGCCTTGAAGGGAATGACGGAAAGCGGCGACGTGATTTTGATTAAGGGCTCGCGGGGAATGCGAATGGAACGGATCTTGGATTATCTTCTGAACGGGCGATAG
- a CDS encoding penicillin-binding transpeptidase domain-containing protein — MRAFNGSTSRIFLTGVLLAIGFIGVLVRLCALQVVEATELSKRAERQHEKSVILEGERGTIFDRKGRILATNVEVPSVYAMPSLISDRGAAALELARVLRSDDKSIQKRLEGNKNFVWIERKVSPAVARSVMDLGIDGVGTLNESQRFYPKRDLMGHLLGFAGVDNQGLEGIELAYNRQLQGEKGWAVVERDAFGHAIFQKGLDSFAPSRGKDLVLTIDEVIQHIAETELDAVMEETRADDGSVIVMDPKTGEILGLAVRPEFNPNRVESRRPELWRNRAVTDAYEPGSTFKIVTASAALEEHVAGPDDVFYCEEGRMAIAGGFIRDAEKEGYLTFREVIQKSSNIGMIKIAMRMDADRLYRYIRAFGFGEKTGIDVEGESPGLIKPPRDWSGRSLPSIAIGQEVAVTPLQLVAAVSAIANGGVLMRPRLVSEIRDENGRAIQTFLPEARRRPVSPETAARMMTVLEGTVSKDGTGEKAAIPGYRIAGKTGTAQKIDPATRQYSARDGVVSFVGIVPADDPRIVVLVVVDDPKGVSWGGTVAAPVFRNVAEQVLRYLGVPPRSQERIVLTSAG; from the coding sequence ATGAGAGCCTTCAACGGTTCCACAAGCCGAATCTTTCTGACCGGCGTTCTTCTGGCGATCGGTTTCATCGGTGTTCTCGTCCGGTTGTGCGCGCTGCAGGTGGTCGAAGCGACGGAACTTTCGAAGCGGGCCGAACGGCAACATGAAAAAAGCGTGATTCTGGAGGGGGAACGGGGAACCATTTTCGACCGGAAAGGGAGGATCCTGGCCACCAATGTGGAGGTCCCTTCCGTCTATGCCATGCCCTCCCTCATTTCGGATCGCGGAGCGGCGGCTCTTGAACTGGCCCGCGTTCTTCGGTCCGACGACAAATCGATCCAAAAACGGCTGGAGGGCAACAAGAACTTTGTCTGGATCGAGCGAAAAGTCAGCCCGGCCGTGGCCCGGAGCGTCATGGATCTGGGCATCGACGGAGTCGGAACGTTAAACGAAAGTCAGCGGTTCTATCCCAAACGAGACCTGATGGGCCACCTCCTGGGCTTCGCCGGGGTGGACAATCAAGGACTCGAGGGCATCGAGCTGGCGTACAACCGGCAACTGCAAGGAGAGAAGGGATGGGCGGTCGTGGAGCGCGATGCGTTCGGCCACGCGATTTTTCAAAAGGGCTTGGATTCCTTTGCGCCGTCCCGGGGAAAAGACTTGGTGCTGACGATCGATGAAGTGATTCAGCACATTGCGGAAACCGAACTGGATGCCGTGATGGAGGAGACCCGGGCCGACGACGGCTCCGTGATCGTGATGGACCCTAAAACGGGCGAGATCCTGGGCCTGGCCGTTCGTCCGGAATTCAACCCCAACCGCGTCGAATCGCGGCGTCCCGAGTTGTGGCGCAACCGGGCCGTAACGGACGCCTATGAACCGGGATCGACGTTTAAAATCGTGACGGCGTCCGCGGCCCTGGAGGAACACGTGGCCGGCCCCGACGATGTTTTTTATTGTGAAGAGGGGAGGATGGCCATCGCCGGCGGGTTCATTCGGGACGCCGAAAAGGAAGGCTACCTGACGTTTCGGGAGGTCATCCAGAAATCCAGCAACATCGGAATGATCAAGATCGCCATGCGGATGGATGCGGACCGCCTGTACCGGTACATCCGGGCCTTCGGGTTCGGCGAGAAGACCGGGATCGATGTCGAGGGCGAATCGCCCGGATTGATCAAACCGCCGCGTGATTGGTCGGGACGGTCTCTGCCCTCCATCGCCATCGGCCAGGAGGTGGCCGTGACGCCCCTTCAACTCGTCGCGGCCGTTTCCGCGATCGCCAACGGAGGCGTATTGATGCGCCCGCGTCTCGTTTCGGAGATCCGGGACGAGAACGGCCGCGCGATCCAGACCTTCCTTCCCGAGGCCCGACGGCGCCCCGTGTCCCCCGAAACGGCCGCCCGGATGATGACGGTCCTGGAGGGAACGGTGTCCAAAGACGGCACGGGCGAGAAGGCCGCCATTCCCGGCTATCGGATCGCCGGCAAAACGGGAACCGCCCAGAAGATCGACCCGGCTACCCGGCAGTATTCCGCGCGGGACGGGGTCGTTTCCTTCGTCGGAATCGTTCCGGCGGATGATCCCCGGATCGTCGTGCTGGTTGTGGTGGACGATCCCAAGGGAGTATCATGGGGGGGCACCGTGGCGGCGCCCGTATTCCGGAACGTCGCCGAGCAGGTTTTGAGATACCTGGGAGTGCCGCCGCGGTCGCAGGAGCGAATCGTGCTGACCTCGGCCGGATAG
- a CDS encoding UDP-N-acetylmuramoyl-L-alanyl-D-glutamate--2,6-diaminopimelate ligase: MRLDRLLRAIPEARVMTKDENRSPEIRHVVSDSRQARPGSLFVAIRGRHSDGHAFLKEAIERGAAAVVTESPAIPPALKGEVPVIQVRDARVALARLAEEFYGHPSSRLRVVGVTGTNGKTTVTYVIRSILQAAGYPVGLLGTVTYDLAGEVVASTHTTPESPVLQALLARLVEKGAGHVVMEVSSHALTLHRVDGCEFDVAVFTNLTQDHLDFHHTMEDYLESKRMLFISLAAPSRKTAPKRAVINEDDGWGRRLIESVSVPVWTYGLDRPADLTAKDLRSHLDGLAFTAVTPAGSFPVQSSLVGRYNVYNLLAAIGAALHLDIPLENIQRGIASLPGVPGRFERLDSGQGFKVIIDFAHTEDALDRLLRVLTELTPGRIITVFGCGGDRDRGKRAPMGRVAALYSDVVVITSDNPRGEDPAGIIKEVEVGAREGAARGKEPVQVMTIVDREEAIMRALGLARPGDAVVLAGKGHEEYQIIGDRMIPFNDRRLADDWIRNHRSGGGTRGS; encoded by the coding sequence ATGCGATTGGACAGACTGTTGCGGGCGATCCCGGAAGCCCGGGTGATGACGAAGGACGAAAACCGGTCGCCGGAGATCCGCCACGTGGTGTCGGATTCGCGGCAGGCGCGGCCCGGCAGTTTGTTTGTCGCCATCCGCGGCCGGCATTCGGACGGCCACGCCTTTCTCAAGGAGGCGATCGAACGGGGCGCCGCGGCCGTCGTGACGGAGAGCCCGGCCATCCCGCCCGCGTTGAAAGGGGAGGTCCCGGTCATCCAGGTGAGGGATGCCCGGGTCGCCCTGGCGCGTTTGGCGGAAGAGTTCTACGGCCATCCTTCGTCGCGTCTTCGCGTCGTCGGCGTGACCGGGACCAACGGCAAAACGACCGTGACCTATGTGATCCGGAGCATTCTTCAAGCGGCCGGTTATCCCGTCGGGTTATTGGGCACCGTGACCTACGATCTGGCCGGGGAGGTCGTGGCCTCGACCCACACCACGCCCGAATCCCCCGTCCTGCAGGCGCTGTTGGCCCGGCTGGTTGAAAAAGGGGCCGGGCACGTCGTGATGGAGGTTTCCTCGCACGCGTTGACGCTCCACCGGGTCGACGGGTGCGAGTTCGACGTGGCCGTCTTCACCAATCTGACCCAGGATCATCTGGATTTTCATCATACGATGGAGGACTATTTGGAGTCGAAGCGCATGCTGTTTATAAGCCTGGCGGCGCCGTCCCGGAAAACCGCGCCGAAACGGGCCGTCATAAACGAGGATGACGGTTGGGGCCGCCGCTTGATCGAATCCGTTTCGGTCCCGGTATGGACCTACGGCCTGGACCGCCCCGCCGACCTGACCGCCAAAGACCTCCGCAGCCATCTGGATGGACTGGCCTTCACGGCCGTCACGCCGGCGGGGTCCTTTCCGGTCCAATCCAGTTTGGTGGGCCGCTACAATGTCTACAACCTTCTGGCGGCGATCGGTGCGGCTCTCCACCTGGACATTCCGTTGGAGAATATTCAACGGGGCATTGCGTCCCTTCCGGGCGTGCCGGGCCGATTCGAACGCCTCGATTCCGGACAGGGCTTCAAGGTGATCATCGATTTTGCGCACACCGAAGACGCGCTGGACCGCCTGCTCCGTGTGTTGACGGAGTTGACCCCGGGAAGGATCATTACGGTCTTCGGCTGCGGGGGCGACCGGGATCGGGGAAAACGGGCCCCCATGGGCCGGGTCGCGGCCCTCTACAGCGACGTGGTGGTGATCACCTCCGATAATCCCCGCGGCGAGGATCCCGCCGGGATCATAAAGGAAGTGGAAGTCGGCGCGCGGGAAGGGGCGGCGCGGGGAAAAGAGCCCGTCCAGGTTATGACGATCGTGGACCGGGAGGAAGCGATCATGCGGGCGTTGGGTCTGGCCCGGCCGGGAGATGCCGTCGTTTTGGCCGGCAAGGGCCATGAGGAATACCAGATCATCGGCGATCGCATGATTCCCTTCAACGATCGACGGCTGGCCGACGACTGGATCCGAAACCATCGATCCGGAGGCGGCACGCGTGGGTCTTGA
- the murD gene encoding UDP-N-acetylmuramoyl-L-alanine--D-glutamate ligase — translation MAQDVEGRRVTVVGLGRSGQAATRLLIQRGARVTVTDRRPAAELEGPLAVLKGSPVRYEIGGHPESAFQDADLVVMSPGIPLDRVGPARAAQARGVPVIGEIELGFGFATAPVVAITGTNGKSSTTALTGEILKAAGRRVFIGGNLGRPLCEAVLEKTEWDWIVVEVSSFQLETVRTFRPRVAVLLNVTPNHLDRYRSLEEYRTAKARIFENQTADDAAVINADDPWVLKRADLIRSRRVFIGRTRRPEPGVYLDSGRVVSVDASRSSGGLEILRRDEIPLRGDHNLENVLAASAVGIVSGCPVRQIREAVRGFKGLEHRLEPVRKRNGVLYVNDSKATTVAALAKALEAFSETIVLIAGGRDKGGEFTLVRDLLRRRVKTALLIGESRPILRAAWAGLLPLVEVDGLEEAVQRAAQIAGPGDVVLLSPACSSFDMFRDFEDRGDRFKEAVNRL, via the coding sequence ATGGCGCAGGACGTCGAGGGCAGAAGGGTCACGGTCGTGGGCCTGGGTCGGAGCGGCCAGGCCGCGACCCGCTTATTGATCCAACGGGGGGCGCGGGTGACCGTGACGGACCGTCGGCCCGCCGCCGAGTTGGAAGGACCGTTGGCCGTCTTGAAAGGAAGCCCGGTCCGGTATGAGATCGGTGGACATCCTGAATCGGCGTTTCAAGATGCGGACCTCGTCGTGATGAGCCCGGGGATTCCTTTGGACCGCGTGGGGCCGGCCCGGGCCGCGCAGGCGCGGGGGGTGCCGGTGATCGGCGAGATCGAGCTGGGTTTCGGTTTCGCGACCGCTCCCGTCGTGGCGATCACCGGGACCAACGGGAAGAGCAGCACCACCGCGCTGACGGGTGAAATCTTGAAAGCCGCCGGCCGACGGGTTTTTATCGGAGGCAACCTGGGACGGCCGTTGTGCGAGGCCGTTCTGGAAAAAACCGAATGGGATTGGATCGTTGTGGAGGTCAGCAGTTTCCAGCTTGAAACCGTCCGGACGTTCCGTCCCCGGGTGGCGGTGTTGCTCAACGTGACGCCCAACCACCTGGATCGCTACCGGAGCCTGGAGGAGTATCGGACGGCCAAGGCGAGGATTTTTGAGAATCAGACGGCCGACGATGCGGCCGTCATCAACGCCGATGATCCATGGGTTCTCAAGCGGGCCGATTTGATCCGATCGAGACGGGTCTTCATCGGCAGAACCCGCCGTCCGGAGCCGGGGGTGTATCTGGATTCGGGTCGGGTGGTTTCCGTGGACGCATCGCGTTCCTCCGGCGGTCTGGAAATCCTCCGCCGGGATGAGATTCCGTTGCGGGGGGACCACAATCTCGAGAATGTCCTGGCGGCGTCGGCCGTGGGGATCGTTTCCGGTTGCCCGGTGCGTCAAATCCGGGAGGCCGTTCGGGGATTCAAAGGGCTTGAACATCGGCTCGAGCCGGTCCGAAAACGGAACGGCGTGCTCTACGTCAACGATTCAAAGGCGACCACCGTCGCGGCGCTGGCCAAGGCCTTGGAGGCTTTTTCGGAGACCATCGTGCTGATCGCGGGAGGCCGGGATAAGGGAGGGGAATTTACCCTCGTTCGCGATCTCCTGAGACGGCGGGTGAAGACCGCCCTCTTGATCGGCGAGTCGCGTCCGATCCTCCGGGCGGCGTGGGCGGGCCTCCTGCCCTTGGTCGAGGTCGACGGTCTCGAAGAGGCCGTGCAACGGGCCGCTCAGATCGCGGGTCCGGGAGACGTCGTGCTTCTGTCGCCGGCCTGCAGCAGTTTTGATATGTTCCGGGATTTTGAGGACCGGGGAGACCGTTTTAAGGAGGCCGTGAACCGGCTATAA
- the mraY gene encoding phospho-N-acetylmuramoyl-pentapeptide-transferase: protein MFYLLYFLHANNPFFNVLRYITFRTSYAVLTAFVICIAIGPWVIRQLQQSQIGQQIRSDGPKTHLSKAGTPTMGGLIILVAVLGATWLWADLESPYVWLTVLSLALFGLIGFVDDYLKFVKKHSAGLWPRYKLAAQTAVAAGIVGILYGGLNYSTQLSLPFFKNIHPDLGWAYLPFAVLVIVGASNAVNLTDGLDGLATGPVAVAAVAYTIVTYITGHRIFADYLLIPYLEGAGELAVVCGALFGACLGFLWFNSHPASVFMGDVGSLPLGGMLGTVAVITKHEFLLLFVGGLFVIEALSVILQVASFKLRAKRIFLMAPLHHHFELKGWSESKVVVRFWIIAIVMALLSLSTLKLR, encoded by the coding sequence ATGTTTTATCTCCTGTATTTTTTGCACGCCAATAATCCATTTTTCAACGTCCTCCGCTATATTACGTTTCGGACCAGCTATGCCGTTCTGACCGCTTTTGTGATCTGCATTGCGATCGGCCCCTGGGTGATCCGGCAGCTGCAGCAATCCCAGATCGGACAGCAGATCCGGTCCGACGGACCGAAGACCCATCTTTCGAAGGCCGGGACGCCGACCATGGGGGGCCTCATCATCCTCGTGGCGGTGCTGGGAGCCACCTGGCTCTGGGCCGATCTTGAGAGTCCGTATGTCTGGCTGACCGTTTTATCGCTGGCGCTTTTCGGACTGATCGGTTTCGTGGACGATTATCTCAAGTTCGTCAAAAAACACTCGGCGGGATTATGGCCGAGATACAAATTGGCGGCCCAGACGGCCGTCGCCGCGGGGATTGTGGGCATTCTCTACGGAGGCCTGAATTACTCCACGCAATTGAGCCTGCCGTTCTTTAAAAATATCCATCCCGATCTTGGATGGGCGTATCTGCCGTTCGCCGTGCTGGTGATCGTGGGGGCCTCGAACGCCGTGAATCTGACGGACGGCTTGGACGGTCTGGCAACGGGGCCGGTCGCCGTCGCCGCCGTGGCCTATACCATCGTCACCTACATCACCGGCCATCGCATTTTCGCGGACTACCTGCTGATTCCCTATCTGGAAGGGGCGGGGGAACTTGCGGTGGTCTGCGGCGCGCTCTTCGGCGCCTGCTTGGGGTTTCTCTGGTTCAACAGTCATCCGGCCTCCGTGTTCATGGGGGATGTGGGCTCCTTGCCGTTGGGCGGGATGCTGGGCACCGTGGCCGTGATCACCAAACACGAATTTCTTCTGCTGTTTGTCGGGGGGTTGTTTGTGATCGAGGCCCTGTCGGTGATCCTTCAGGTGGCCTCGTTCAAGTTGCGGGCCAAGCGGATTTTTTTAATGGCGCCGCTGCACCATCACTTTGAACTCAAAGGGTGGTCGGAGTCCAAGGTGGTGGTGCGGTTCTGGATCATTGCCATCGTCATGGCGCTTCTGAGTTTGAGCACCCTGAAGCTCCGGTGA
- the murG gene encoding undecaprenyldiphospho-muramoylpentapeptide beta-N-acetylglucosaminyltransferase: MRVVIAGGGTGGHLFPGVALANEFQRQRPGTGILFVGTAGGLETRIIPREGFELRLIPIGGWVGQGGFRKIKTVLQLPAGLWRSWRILTDVRPDLVIGVGGYASGPVVAMAGVMRLRRVLVEPNAVPGLTNRLLGSWVDRIYLSFEETRRWFRDRGAAGSIRVFGNPVRRDILSAGQGPSKNAPKSTLLVMGGSRGSRALNRAMIEALAGLDAVKTTIRIVHQSGERDAGWLEEKYAVGGFEAVVTPFLSPVSEAYRAADLVVCRSGATTVAELTACGRPSILIPFPFATHGHQEKNARALADAGAAELILERDLTGERLAKTITTLLAQPTLLGRMSERSRRLGRPDAAEKIVNDCLGLIGHVW; encoded by the coding sequence ATGCGTGTCGTGATCGCGGGGGGCGGAACGGGCGGCCATCTCTTCCCGGGGGTTGCGCTGGCGAACGAATTTCAACGGCAGCGGCCCGGCACCGGGATCCTGTTCGTTGGAACCGCCGGGGGGCTCGAAACCAGGATCATTCCCCGGGAGGGCTTTGAGCTTCGGCTGATCCCCATCGGGGGTTGGGTCGGCCAGGGAGGATTTCGCAAAATCAAGACCGTGTTGCAACTGCCGGCCGGTCTCTGGCGATCCTGGAGGATTTTGACGGATGTCCGTCCCGATCTGGTGATCGGCGTGGGCGGATATGCTTCCGGACCGGTGGTGGCGATGGCCGGTGTGATGCGGTTGCGCCGTGTTCTGGTGGAACCCAATGCGGTGCCGGGCCTGACCAACCGGCTCTTGGGGTCGTGGGTGGATCGGATCTATCTGTCGTTTGAAGAAACCCGGCGGTGGTTCAGAGATCGGGGCGCCGCCGGATCGATCCGCGTTTTCGGAAACCCGGTTCGCCGGGACATCCTTTCGGCGGGCCAAGGACCATCCAAGAACGCTCCGAAATCGACGCTGCTGGTGATGGGCGGCAGTCGGGGGTCCCGGGCCCTCAATCGCGCCATGATTGAAGCCTTGGCCGGCCTGGACGCGGTGAAGACAACGATCCGGATCGTCCACCAATCCGGGGAAAGGGATGCCGGATGGCTAGAAGAAAAATACGCCGTGGGGGGATTTGAAGCCGTTGTCACGCCGTTTCTATCGCCGGTCTCGGAGGCGTACCGCGCGGCCGATCTGGTGGTCTGCCGGTCCGGTGCGACGACGGTGGCCGAGCTGACCGCCTGCGGCCGTCCGTCCATCCTGATCCCGTTTCCGTTTGCGACTCACGGCCATCAGGAAAAAAACGCCCGGGCGCTGGCCGATGCCGGAGCCGCGGAGCTGATTCTTGAACGGGATCTGACGGGAGAACGGCTGGCCAAGACGATCACGACCCTGCTGGCCCAGCCGACCCTCCTGGGCCGGATGTCCGAGCGGAGTCGTCGGTTGGGACGTCCGGACGCGGCCGAAAAGATCGTGAACGATTGTTTGGGACTGATCGGACATGTTTGGTAA
- the ftsL gene encoding cell division protein FtsL: protein MIVRRVGIGAALVLVVLLDIWQHVHIVTLGYEVEQSEQKRKAMQQMHKQLLVEVETLSDLDRIERIATAKLGMIKPQEGQVVLVQRGAPSDASRDLSRPLATPLRIAKKGP from the coding sequence ATGATCGTGCGACGCGTCGGGATCGGGGCGGCCCTTGTGCTGGTGGTCCTTCTGGATATCTGGCAGCATGTTCACATCGTGACCCTGGGATATGAAGTCGAGCAGTCGGAGCAGAAGCGGAAGGCGATGCAGCAGATGCACAAGCAACTCCTCGTCGAAGTCGAAACGCTTTCGGACCTGGATCGCATTGAACGGATTGCGACCGCAAAGCTCGGGATGATCAAACCGCAGGAAGGGCAGGTCGTGTTGGTTCAAAGGGGGGCGCCGTCCGATGCGTCCCGCGATTTGTCCCGTCCTCTCGCGACGCCGCTGCGGATCGCAAAAAAAGGACCATGA
- the ftsW gene encoding putative lipid II flippase FtsW has product MDRVRGDRPLILLTLLLLVIGVVMIYSASAVLASRQYGDSLFFFKRQMLWAAFGLVVLAAASRVPYEFWNRMALPLVLGTVILLGLVLIPVVGLELNGSRRWLRWGWLTLQPSEAARLCSVIYLARYLMKKKNRLDDFFRDFLPPMIVIGVFLALIMGESDLGTALVLGGVAGLLLFIGGARWRHLWAMGLLAAPVVYAMIMKIGYRRQRLMAFLDPWRDPTDTGFQVIQSFLAMGGGGPVGMGLGEGRQKLFFLPYPHTDFIFAVIGEELGLLGTLTVLILFGMLAWRGLSISLRAPDLFGRHLAFGLTMMIVVQAMVNMAVVTGLVPTKGLTLPFLSYGGSSLVANLAAVGILWNISRTASVGGWSLYRSKSRFGSEIRSAGQNRAKRSEGCVS; this is encoded by the coding sequence ATGGACCGAGTCCGGGGAGACCGCCCGTTGATCCTCCTCACCCTCTTACTGTTGGTGATCGGCGTGGTGATGATCTACAGCGCCAGCGCGGTTTTGGCCAGCCGGCAATACGGCGACTCGCTTTTTTTCTTCAAACGGCAGATGCTTTGGGCCGCCTTTGGATTGGTCGTCTTGGCGGCGGCCTCGCGTGTTCCGTACGAGTTCTGGAATCGGATGGCCTTGCCGCTGGTTCTGGGGACGGTGATTCTGTTGGGGTTGGTTTTAATCCCGGTGGTCGGCCTCGAGCTGAATGGGTCCCGTCGCTGGTTGCGGTGGGGGTGGCTGACGCTGCAACCGTCGGAAGCGGCGCGCCTGTGCTCCGTCATCTACCTGGCCCGGTATCTGATGAAAAAGAAGAACCGTCTGGATGACTTCTTTCGCGATTTTCTGCCGCCGATGATCGTGATCGGTGTTTTTTTGGCCCTGATCATGGGGGAGTCCGATCTCGGGACGGCGTTGGTGCTGGGCGGGGTGGCCGGTCTCTTGCTGTTTATCGGCGGGGCGAGATGGCGGCATCTATGGGCGATGGGGCTGCTGGCGGCTCCGGTGGTGTACGCCATGATTATGAAGATCGGATACCGTCGCCAACGGCTGATGGCGTTTCTGGACCCGTGGCGGGATCCGACCGACACCGGTTTTCAGGTGATCCAATCCTTTCTGGCCATGGGCGGAGGCGGACCGGTCGGGATGGGATTGGGTGAGGGACGGCAAAAACTGTTTTTCCTTCCGTATCCGCACACCGATTTTATATTTGCGGTGATCGGCGAAGAATTGGGATTGCTGGGCACCTTGACCGTTTTGATCTTGTTCGGAATGCTGGCCTGGCGGGGACTGTCGATCAGTTTAAGGGCGCCCGATCTATTCGGACGTCATCTGGCGTTTGGACTCACGATGATGATCGTTGTCCAGGCGATGGTCAACATGGCCGTGGTGACGGGCCTGGTCCCGACCAAGGGTCTGACGCTGCCTTTCCTGAGTTACGGCGGGTCCTCGCTCGTCGCCAACTTGGCGGCGGTCGGCATTCTCTGGAATATTTCGAGGACGGCCTCCGTTGGAGGGTGGAGCCTGTACCGAAGCAAGAGCCGGTTCGGATCCGAGATCCGGTCGGCAGGCCAGAATCGCGCGAAGAGGTCGGAGGGATGCGTGTCGTGA